A genome region from Cognatishimia activa includes the following:
- a CDS encoding lipoprotein-releasing ABC transporter permease subunit — protein MAGTPPFSRFEWMIAWRYLRARRAEGGVSVMTWISLIGITLAVFALIATLAVRSGFRTEFVDTILGANAHVTVYNSAVVTERGQLDRTIKNFDELAATLQTVEGVVRAAPLVKGQVMANLRNRNAGVEVFGISAENLATLPRIANPETSSGDIARFDEGIAIGSGVARELGVSLGDKIKLISPNGVRTAFGVSPRVVSYDVVYIFTAGRYDIDRTRVYLPFEAAQSFFNMEGAANEIEVMVEDPENVDLLTLDLLRVAGDRALLWTWRDTSGGFLRALEIEDNVMFIILSILVLIAAMNIVSGLIMLVKNKGSDIGILRTMGLSEGSVLRVFFICGAFTGVIGTVMGVVLGCLFAIYIDPIFSFVNFVAGGGVWDPAVRGIYHLPAELRLEDVLRAVFLSLGLSFVVTIFPARRAARMNPVEALRYE, from the coding sequence ATGGCAGGCACACCTCCTTTTTCGCGATTTGAATGGATGATCGCCTGGCGCTATTTGCGCGCCCGTCGTGCTGAGGGCGGCGTGTCGGTGATGACCTGGATCAGCCTGATTGGGATCACGCTGGCGGTCTTTGCGCTGATTGCGACATTGGCTGTAAGGAGCGGTTTTCGCACGGAATTTGTTGATACCATCCTGGGCGCAAATGCCCATGTGACGGTTTACAATAGTGCTGTGGTGACCGAACGCGGGCAGTTGGATCGCACGATCAAGAATTTTGATGAGCTGGCCGCGACCCTGCAAACTGTTGAAGGCGTTGTTCGCGCGGCACCTTTGGTCAAGGGGCAGGTCATGGCGAACCTGCGCAATCGTAACGCGGGGGTCGAAGTCTTTGGGATTTCGGCTGAAAACCTCGCGACCTTGCCGCGCATCGCCAATCCCGAGACCTCCAGCGGCGACATCGCCCGTTTTGATGAGGGGATAGCGATTGGGTCCGGTGTCGCGCGGGAACTGGGTGTGTCTCTGGGCGATAAGATCAAGCTGATCTCGCCCAATGGGGTGCGGACAGCCTTTGGGGTCAGTCCACGCGTTGTCAGCTATGACGTGGTCTATATTTTCACAGCGGGTCGTTATGACATTGATCGCACGCGGGTTTACCTTCCCTTTGAGGCTGCGCAGAGCTTTTTCAACATGGAAGGCGCGGCCAATGAGATCGAGGTGATGGTCGAAGATCCTGAAAACGTTGATCTTTTGACGCTGGATCTGTTGCGCGTCGCTGGGGATCGCGCGCTCTTGTGGACCTGGCGGGATACATCCGGAGGGTTTCTGAGGGCCTTGGAAATCGAGGATAATGTGATGTTCATCATCCTTTCGATCCTCGTTCTGATTGCAGCGATGAACATCGTTTCGGGCCTGATCATGCTGGTGAAAAACAAGGGCAGCGATATCGGTATCCTGCGTACCATGGGTCTGTCGGAGGGATCGGTGCTGCGTGTGTTCTTTATTTGCGGGGCCTTTACTGGGGTGATTGGCACGGTGATGGGTGTAGTTCTCGGGTGCCTCTTTGCGATTTATATCGACCCGATCTTCTCTTTCGTGAACTTTGTCGCAGGCGGAGGCGTTTGGGATCCGGCAGTGCGGGGGATCTATCATTTGCCCGCAGAATTGCGCCTTGAAGACGTACTTAGGGCCGTTTTCCTCAGCCTTGGCTTGTCCTTTGTGGTGACCATCTTCCCAGCCCGTCGCGCGGCACGGATGAACCCGGTGGAGGCTTTGCGGTATGAGTGA
- a CDS encoding ABC transporter ATP-binding protein, translating to MSDAVLSLTGVKKSYNKGLANEVNVLSGCDLTLNAGEIVALVAPSGSGKSTLLHIAGLLDEADEGSVTLAGTDMAGQSDRRRTAARREDVGFVYQFHHLLPEFTALENITLPQFANGVSRQAAEARAMEMLTSVDVAHRAAHRPAELSGGEQQRVAFCRALANAPRVLLADEPTGNLDPATSDTVFEALMTLVRGSGMAALIATHNLDLAARMDRIVRLEDGVLV from the coding sequence ATGAGTGATGCGGTGCTGAGCCTCACAGGCGTAAAAAAGTCTTATAACAAGGGCTTGGCGAATGAAGTGAATGTGCTCTCGGGCTGTGATCTGACGCTGAATGCCGGCGAAATCGTGGCCTTGGTGGCCCCCTCTGGGTCAGGCAAATCGACACTATTACACATCGCGGGCCTCTTGGATGAGGCCGACGAAGGCTCGGTCACGCTCGCGGGTACCGATATGGCAGGCCAATCTGATCGCCGACGCACGGCGGCGCGGCGCGAGGATGTGGGGTTTGTCTATCAGTTCCATCACTTGCTGCCTGAATTCACGGCGCTTGAAAACATCACCCTGCCGCAATTCGCCAATGGGGTATCACGCCAAGCGGCTGAGGCACGCGCGATGGAGATGCTGACCTCGGTCGATGTCGCGCATCGCGCAGCGCATCGCCCTGCGGAACTGTCCGGAGGAGAACAGCAGCGTGTTGCTTTCTGTCGCGCGTTGGCCAATGCCCCGAGGGTTTTACTGGCGGATGAGCCGACGGGGAACTTGGATCCCGCCACCTCTGACACGGTGTTTGAGGCGTTGATGACGCTCGTGCGTGGCTCGGGCATGGCGGCTTTGATCGCGACTCATAACCTTGATCTGGCCGCGCGTATGGATCGCATTGTGCGCCTAGAGGACGGGGTGCTCGTTTAG
- the proS gene encoding proline--tRNA ligase, with the protein MRLSRYFLPVLKETPSEAQIVSHRYMLRAGMIKQSSAGIYSWLPLGFKVLRKIENIVHEEQIRAGHIPMQMPTIQSADLWRESGRYDAYGEEMLRIKDRHDRDMLFTPTAEELVTDIFRGHVNSYKDLPLTMYQIQWKFRDERRPRFGVMRGREFYMKDGYNFDLTKEDALHAYNRHLVSYLRTYERMGLQAIPMRADGGPIGGDYTHEFLVLAETGESEVFYDSAVTDLTFGDREIDYDSVEQCQGVLEEFTSRYARTDETHDEALFNEIPEERRRTARGIEVGQIFYFGTKYSESMNATVQGPDGKNVEVHMGSHGIGVSRLLGAIIEASHDDKGIIWPEGVTPFHVGIVNLKQGDEEADAACDALYKSLTAVGLEPLYDDRKERAGGKFATMDLIGLPWRITVGPRGLKNGVVELTSRRTGESEEMSPEAAVAKIVEIYADHRVTGI; encoded by the coding sequence ATGCGCCTTTCTCGCTATTTCCTTCCTGTTCTGAAAGAGACCCCTTCAGAGGCTCAGATCGTCAGCCACCGCTATATGCTGCGCGCTGGTATGATCAAACAATCCTCAGCAGGGATTTATTCCTGGTTGCCGCTGGGCTTTAAGGTGCTGCGCAAGATCGAGAATATCGTACACGAAGAGCAGATCCGCGCTGGGCACATCCCGATGCAGATGCCGACGATTCAATCGGCGGACCTGTGGCGTGAAAGCGGGCGCTATGATGCCTATGGCGAGGAAATGCTGCGCATCAAAGATCGTCATGATCGCGATATGCTGTTTACGCCCACGGCCGAAGAGCTGGTGACCGATATCTTCCGAGGCCATGTGAACAGCTACAAAGACCTTCCGCTGACCATGTATCAGATCCAGTGGAAGTTCCGCGATGAACGCCGCCCGCGTTTTGGCGTCATGCGGGGTCGTGAGTTCTATATGAAGGACGGCTATAACTTTGACCTTACCAAAGAGGACGCGCTGCACGCCTATAATCGCCATCTGGTGAGCTATCTGCGCACATACGAACGCATGGGGCTGCAAGCGATCCCGATGCGCGCGGATGGTGGGCCGATTGGCGGCGATTACACCCATGAATTCCTTGTGCTGGCCGAGACCGGTGAATCTGAGGTGTTTTATGACAGCGCAGTGACGGACCTAACCTTTGGCGACCGTGAGATCGACTATGACTCGGTTGAGCAATGTCAGGGCGTTCTCGAAGAATTCACCAGCCGCTATGCGCGGACGGACGAAACCCACGACGAAGCGCTGTTCAACGAGATCCCAGAAGAGCGCCGTCGCACGGCTCGCGGGATCGAAGTTGGTCAGATCTTCTATTTCGGCACCAAATATTCCGAGTCGATGAATGCGACTGTGCAGGGCCCCGACGGTAAGAATGTCGAGGTTCATATGGGCAGCCATGGTATTGGCGTATCGCGTCTTTTGGGTGCGATCATCGAAGCTTCGCATGACGATAAGGGGATCATCTGGCCAGAGGGCGTCACTCCGTTCCACGTGGGCATCGTGAACCTTAAGCAAGGCGACGAAGAGGCGGATGCGGCCTGTGATGCTTTGTATAAGAGCCTGACCGCCGTTGGCCTTGAGCCGCTCTATGATGACCGCAAAGAACGGGCAGGGGGCAAATTCGCGACGATGGATCTGATTGGTCTGCCATGGCGGATCACCGTTGGGCCGCGTGGCCTGAAGAACGGTGTTGTGGAGCTAACCAGCCGTCGCACCGGCGAAAGCGAAGAGATGTCTCCTGAGGCGGCTGTTGCAAAGATCGTCGAGATCTATGCCGATCACCGCGTCACTGGGATCTAA
- a CDS encoding GDSL-type esterase/lipase family protein, whose translation MKTVLAFGDSLTWGSCPHGTGRHPKEDRWPDAMAAGLPQAEVITEGLRGRTTAYYRAGPTEMRGDLLLPSLLHSHAPLDLVMIMLGTNDVYSRVPVTESYWGLRKLVEIVRTHPYGIEGHAGPKIMLIAPPGFVAGQCFGVDEGVVEAGHQMREIVRDLATEYDTAFFDASTVATAEAGDGLHLEAQVSRALGEALRAPVAEVLGL comes from the coding sequence ATGAAAACGGTCCTCGCTTTTGGTGACAGCCTGACTTGGGGGTCTTGCCCCCATGGCACGGGGCGTCATCCCAAAGAGGACCGTTGGCCTGACGCCATGGCCGCGGGTCTGCCGCAGGCCGAGGTGATCACCGAAGGCCTAAGGGGCCGCACCACGGCCTATTACCGCGCTGGGCCAACCGAGATGCGCGGCGACCTCTTGTTGCCAAGCCTCCTGCACAGCCATGCGCCGCTGGATCTGGTGATGATCATGCTGGGCACAAACGATGTCTATTCGCGCGTGCCGGTGACCGAGAGTTACTGGGGGCTGCGCAAACTGGTCGAGATCGTGCGGACCCATCCTTATGGGATTGAAGGTCACGCTGGTCCTAAGATCATGCTGATCGCACCGCCCGGCTTTGTGGCAGGGCAATGTTTTGGCGTAGATGAGGGCGTTGTCGAGGCCGGGCATCAAATGCGCGAGATCGTGCGGGATCTTGCCACTGAGTATGACACCGCCTTTTTTGACGCCTCGACCGTGGCGACTGCTGAGGCAGGGGATGGGCTGCACCTAGAGGCCCAAGTGTCGCGGGCGCTGGGCGAGGCTTTGCGGGCGCCTGTGGCCGAGGTTTTGGGTCTTTAA
- a CDS encoding DUF2937 family protein yields MIARVLALTGGLAGGLSLSQFPEYSQQYIQRLAGAVDELTLFVEGFDADATSVGMTREAALEEMAASGDLGAARAETIGSTIVRYEKMSAALEVLQSSGPFTRAYNAIQFNDLDVARAAADDFKPAVPVSFVGVVFTGFGFVGGWLAIALIFGILRRLIFGRRRAGVA; encoded by the coding sequence ATGATCGCACGTGTCCTGGCATTAACGGGCGGCTTGGCCGGTGGGCTGAGCTTGTCGCAATTTCCCGAGTATTCTCAGCAGTATATCCAGCGTCTGGCCGGAGCAGTTGATGAGTTGACCCTGTTCGTGGAAGGCTTTGACGCGGATGCCACATCGGTGGGCATGACGCGGGAGGCTGCTCTTGAAGAGATGGCTGCGAGTGGCGATCTGGGGGCTGCGCGGGCAGAGACCATTGGATCTACAATTGTCCGCTATGAAAAGATGAGCGCCGCACTTGAGGTGCTGCAAAGCTCGGGGCCGTTCACGCGGGCCTATAACGCCATTCAGTTCAATGACTTAGATGTGGCGCGCGCGGCGGCGGATGATTTCAAACCCGCGGTCCCAGTGAGTTTTGTAGGCGTGGTTTTCACAGGCTTCGGCTTTGTCGGCGGCTGGCTCGCGATTGCCTTGATATTCGGCATTCTGCGCCGCCTGATCTTTGGGCGAAGACGCGCTGGCGTGGCTTGA